The Aneurinibacillus migulanus genome contains the following window.
ATGGGGCAACAATTCAAGTAGTGCAGGGACCCGAGCACCTTGGCTTCGTCGGAGACATTCATCATGTGGATGCTACGCTCATAACAGCGCTTGGTGATGCCGGATTCATCCCGGTTATCGCTCCGCTCGGTATTAATGAAGATGGACAGATTTATAACATTAATGCAGATACAGCGGCGGGAGCAGTTGCAGGAGCAGTAGGCACGAAACGTTTGATTATGGTTACCGATGTACCTGGCGTCATGCAAGATCAGGACGGCATCAGACAGGTGCTGCCAGAACTTGATAAAGAAAAAATTATGGAGCTAATCGCCGAGGGAATTATTTACGGCGGTATGATTCCAAAGGTGCGGGCAGCATTGGATGCCCTTGGCAATAACGTAGAGGAAGTATGGATTATTAACGGATATGAACCGGGCATTCTGAAAAAGGTAGCGGCTGGTGAAGCTGTAGGTACAAAAATCGTCAAGGAAGGCAAGGTGAGCGCACAATGAGTCATCTGTTTCCAAATTACGGACGCTGGCCGATTCGTATCATTAAAGGGGAAGGCAACTATTTGTGGGATGAAGCGGGCAATCGCTATCTCGATTTCGTTGCAGGCATCGCGGTTACATCTCTTGGCAATGTGCCGCCCCAGGTAAAGGCGAAGGTGCAGGAACAGCTCGATACGCTATGGCATTGTTCCAATCTATTTGAGATTCCGGTGCAAGAGCAGGTAGCGGAGAAGCTCACATCATTGACATGCGGCAACCGAGCGTTTTTTTGCAACAGCGGTGCGGAGGCGAATGAAGCAGCTGTCAAGTTGGCCCGCAGATATATGCAGAAAATCAAGCAGCAACCTCGTTACGAAATTATTACGTTCAAACAATCGTTTCATGGACGGACGTTAGCAACGCTGACCGCGACCGGTCAGGCGAAGGTAAAGGATGGATTCGATCCGCTACCGGAAGGATTCGTAACTGTGCCGTATAACGACAAGGAAGCACTGACGGCGGCTGTTACCGAGAAAACGTGCGCGATTATGCTGGAGCTGATACAAGGTGAAGGTGGTGTACATCCTGCATCGACCGAGTTCGTTGACCATATTAAGGGAATATGCGCAGAGCATGGCCTGCTGCTGATTGTCGACGAGGTGCAGACGGGCATAGGACGCACCGGCAAATGGTTCGCTTACCAGCATTACGATATCGAGCCAGATATTATTACGATAGCTAAGGGACTTGGTAGCGGCTTTCCCATTGGCGCTATCGTCGGAAAAGAAGAGCTGGCCGAAGCGTTCAGTCCAGGTACGCACGGCACGACATTCGGCGGTAACCCGTTAGCGTGTGCGACAGCGCTGGCCACGCTAGAGACGATTGAGGACAATGGATACCTCGCCCGCGTAGAAGAGCTGGGCGCTTACTTCATAAAGAAATTGAACGGATTGGCGGATCGTCGCACAGACATTGTCGGCGTACGCGGTAAAGGGCTGATGATAGGCGTAGAGCTTGCATCGGAAGCGGCACCTGTTGTGGCAAAAATGCGTGAGAGCCATATTCTGCTATTGCAGGCTGGTCCGAACGTATTACGGCTACTTCCACCGTTCACGATTGAAAAAGATGAAATAGACCTTGCGATGCAGACGCTTGAAGAAGCGCTGGACGCGGTGACACAGACAGTATAAAGTGAAGCTTCACACAGGGGGAGTTTTCGTACGTCACCTACTGTGTGTTAGTTTCACTCATCTGACCTTTAGGGGCGGTTTATCCCCCACCTATACTTTCTCGATTTCTCCAAGTCTTGAGGTGAGGGGGCTTACCGCCCGTTAAGGCGGAATAAGGACGGCATCCGACACAAAAGGAGTGGAAACAATGAAAGGATATCTTGTGTTAAGTACGGGCGACATATTTGAAGGAGAATGGTTTGGCAGCGTGCAGGATTGCACGGGAGAAGTCGTATTTAATACAGGGATGACAGGGTATCAGGAGGTTCTATCTGACCCTTCGTATGCCGGCCAAATTATTACGTTTACGTATCCGCTTATCGGAAACTACGGAATAAATGAACGCGATTTTGAAAGTATAAAGCCTGCATGCCGGGCATTATTAGTCGGTGATTTGTGCCAGCAGCCGAGCCATTATGAATCAGGCTATACTTTGTCGGAGGTTGCCGAGAAATATGGCATCGGCGGCTTGTCCGGTATCGATACGCGCGCGATTACTCATATTGTGCGTACACATGGCGAAGTATATGGGTTATTGACGACGGAGCAGGAGAAGCTGGCTTCATTCATCCCGCAACCAGTCCGGGAGGTTGTGCCGGGCGTTTCGGTAGTAAGTGTGCAGGAGTATGGCAAAGAAGCGCGAGGCCCACATGTCGTACTGATTGACTACGGCTATAAAAAGTCGATACTGCAGAGCCTGCTGGATGGTGGCTGTCGCGTGACAGTGATGCCATACAATGTCACATACAATCAGGTGCAAGCCATCGATCCGGATGGTGTATTCCTGTCGAACGGACCAGGAGACCCGAAAGAAATTACGCCGCATTTGGGCGAGTTAAAGAAGATTGTAGAAATTTATCCGACAATGGGTATCTGCCTCGGTCATCAGCTTATCTCGCTTATTTATGGCTGCGATACGGAGCGCTTGCCGTACGGTCACCGCGGTAGCAATCATCCGGTGAAAGACTTGCGCACTGGCAAAGTATATATGACATCACAAAACCACGGTTATGTGGTGAAAGAAGATTCTCTTTCCAAAACGCCACTTGTACTTACGTTTAGGAACGTCAATGACAAATCGGTCGAAGGTGTGCGTCATAAAGAACTCCCTATCTGGTCCGTGCAGTTCCACCCAGAAGCGCATGCCGGTCCGCAAGATACGGGACATTTGTTCACCGAGTTCATTCAACAATGCCAGGTTACAGGAGAGAAAAGCTATGCCTAAACTACCCGACATTACTAAAGTGCTTGTGCTCGGCTCCGGTCCGATTGTCATCGGGCAGGCGGCTGAATTCGATTACGCCGGTGCTCAGGCCTGTCTGGCCTTGCGCGAAGAGGGCGTAGAAGTCATTCTAGTCAACAACAATCCGGCCACCATCATGACGGATGATGAAGTGGCAGATCGCATATACATGGAGCCGCTGACAGTAGAGTCAGTGGAGAAGATCATCGCCAAAGAGCGTCCAGACGGTGTTTTGCCGACGCTCGGTGGCCAGACCGGACTTAACCTGGCGGTAGAGCTGTCTAAAGCGGGCGTGCTTGCGAAGTATAATGTAAAGCTGCTCGGTACACCGCTCGATACAATTATCCGGGGTGAGGACCGCGAAGAGTTCAAACGGATGATGCAGGAAATCGGGGAGCCGATTCCAGAGAGTGAGACGGTGACAACTGTAGACACCGCGGTCGCATTCGCAAATAAAATCGGCTTTCCGGTTATCGTGCGTCCCGCCTATACACTTGGTGGTGCAGGTGGCGGATTTGCAAATGATGAAGAAGAACTGCGCATCGTAGCAAAACGAGGACTAAATGCAAGCCCGATTAATCAGGTGCTCATCGAACGTAGCATTAAAGGCTGGAAAGAGATTGAGTATGAAGTCATGCGGGATGCGAATGATACATGCATTATCGTATGCAATATGGAGAACTTCGATCCGGTCGGTGTGCATACGGGGGACTCTATCGTTGTGGCGCCTTCACAAACATTGACGGATCGCCAGTATCAGATGCTGCGCTCTGTAGCCTGCAAGGTTATTCGCGCCCTCGGTGTCGTAGGTGGTTGTAATATTCAATACGCGCTTGACCCTTATAGCGACAAATACTACCTGATTGAAGTCAACCCGCGTGTGAGCCGTTCTTCAGCGCTTGCATCGAAAGCGACCGGTTATCCGATCGCACGCACGGCGGCAAAGCTGGCGCTTGGTTATCACCTTGATGAGGTAGTGAATCCAATTACTGGCTATACGTATGCCAGCTTTGAACCGGCGATTGATTATGTCGTAGCAAAAATTCCACGCTGGCCATTCGATAAATTCCCACATGCTGACCGTGAACTCGGCACGCAGATGAAGGCGACCGGTGAGGTCATGTCGATAGATCGCACGCTCGAAGGAGCGCTCTTGAAAGGCATCCGCTCGTTGGAAATCGGTGTGCAGCACTTGGAGCTGCCATATGTAAAAGACGCAAGCGAAGAAGAAATGGAAAACGAACTCACGCAAGCGACCGATCAACGTATTTTTTATATTGCTGAGGCACTGCGTCGCGGTATGAGCGTGGAGGAGCTGCATAAGAAAACGGAAATCGACTACTTCTTCCTGAATGCGTTGGCTCGGATTATCGAGCTTGAAAATACAATGAAGGAAGTGCGCTGGCGTAAAATGACGCCTGAACTGTTAAAGGAAGCAAAGCTGCGTGGCTTTGCAGATAGCATGATTGCAAGCCTGTGTGGGGTAAGCTTCGAAGAAGTGCGTGCCCGTCTGAAAGAGTGGAGCATAAGTCCGGCTTATAAGCTAGTGGATACGTGTGCGGCTGAATTCGTCGCTTCTACTCCTTATTATTATTCGACATGGCAGGGACGCGACGAGGTGCCGATCACAACGGATGGCAGGAAAGTACTTGTTCTCGGTTCCGGTCCGATCCGTATCGGTCAGGGGATTGAATTCGATTATTGTTCCGTACACGCGGCGAAAGCGTTACGCAAGCAGGGCATCTCTGCCGTCATTATTAATAACAATCCAGAGACGGTTTCTACGGACTACAATACGGCGGACCAACTGTATTTCGAACCGCTTGCATTGGAGGACGTATTAAATGTAATTGAAAAAGAACAGGTAGACGGTGTTATGGTTCAGTTTGGCGGCCAAACCGCAATTAACCTGGCTGATAAGTTAAAGAAAGCTGGTGTACACGTCTATGGTACGTCGGTAGAAGCTATCGATATGGTAGAGGATCGCGAATTGTTCTATCAGATGCTACGTCAGCTGAATATCCCGCACATTCCAGGAGAAGGGGTAAACAGTCAGCAAGGTGCACATCTTGTTGCAGAAGAGTTGGGCTATCCGGTACTTATCCGTCCGTCTTACGTTATCGGCGGACGCGGAATGGCAGTAATTCATAATCCGGAAGAGCTGGATCAGTATTTTGCGGATTGGAATCGATATACTTCATCAAGTGCGCTGTTCCCGCTGTTAATTGATAAATACGTATCCGGTATGGAAGTGGAAGTCGATGCGGTTTGTGACGGTGAAGATATACTTATACCAGGCATCTTCCAGCACATTGAGCGGGCCGGTGTGCATTCGGGTGATAGTATGGCGATTTTCCCGTCGCCGCACCTGACCGATGCGCAGCGTGAAGAGATTTGCCGTAGCGCTGCATTGATTGCGAAAGAAATGAAAGCATGCGGGTTGATTAACATTCAGCTTGTTATCGATACAGAAGGAACTATTTATGTATTAGAGGTAAATCCACGTGCGTCTCGTACAGTGCCGATCGTCAGCAAGGTAACAGGGGTACCAATGGTGGCACTGGCAACACGAGCGCAAGTAGGCGAAAAGCTTAAGGATATGGGCTACGGTACCGGTATTCTGCCTCCTATTCCATTCTACGCTGTAAAAGGTCCGGTATTCTCCACGATTAAGTTGAACGGTGTGGACCCGGCACTCGGGCCAGAGATGAAATCGACCGGCGAAGTCATTGGATTGAGTTATTCGGTGGAAGAGGCGATCGCTAAGGCAATTGCCTGGAAGGAAGGCATATGTGACTGGCTAGAAGCGGGAGACACCATTCTACTGTCGCTCTCTGAACAGGACAAGGAACAATTCATTCCGCATATTCAAATGCTAAAAGAATTGGATATCAAAATTATCGCTACGCCGGGTACGGCGACACTATTACAAGAAAACGGGGCAAATGTACAGGAGATTGTAGAAACGCAGGAGCGCGTAAAAGCGATCTGTGGAGAATGCGATGTGAAAGCGTTCGTGAATACGCCAACGCTTGGCAATAAGCGCGGGCGTCTAGGCTTCGAACTCCGTCAACTGGCGCTATCACTTAATATTCCATGCTTCACGTTCCTGGACACTTTCGCTTCATACCTTGAGGTGCATGGATACAAAGAGAGCGATGCAGTTGACCTGGGAGAATATCTGCAGGGGGCGAAACGAAAGGAGTTAGTTAAATAATGGTAGTAGTAGATCAATTGAAAGGAAGAGACTTTCTTTGTCTCTCCGATTATACAAAAGAAGAAATCCTGTATCTACTCGACTTGGCTGCAAAGCTGAAAGAGGAGCAAAAACAGGGCACTCCGCATCCGCACCTGCAAGGCAAAACTCTGGGTATGATTTTCGATAAAGCTTCAACCCGTACACGCGTCTCCTTCGAAGTAGGAATGTACCAACTGGGCGGCATGGCAATGTTCATGAGTGGCCGTGACCTGCAAATTGGCCGTGGCGAACCGATTCCAGATACAGCGCAAGTATTGTCCCGCTATATCGACGGGATTATGATCCGCACATTCTCGGATACAATGGTGAAGGAACTGGCAGAATATGCCTCTATTCCAATTATTAACGGATTAACTGACCTGCAGCATCCGTGTCAGGTGATGGCAGATTTCCAGACGATTATCGAGCATAAAGGTAAGCTGGAAGGGCTGAAGCTGGCATATGTAGGCGACGGCAACAACATGACGCATTCGTTAATGATCGGCGCCGCAAAAGTTGGTATGGATGTAGCAGTAGCTTCACCGGAGGGCTATCAGCCGGATGCCGGTGTAACAGAGATGACGCGTGCATTTGCCGATGAGACCGGTGTGAATGTACTGGTGACGACCGACCCGGCGGAAGCAGTAGCGGATGCCGACATTGTGTATACGGATGTATGGGCAAGCATGGGACAGGAAGCTGAACAGCAGGAGCGTTTACAGAAATTTGCCGGATTTGAAGTGAATGAGGCGCTGATGCAGAAGGCGAGACCGGATGCGCTCTTTATGCACTGCCTTCCAGCGCACCGAGGGGAAGAAGTATCTGCGGGCGTCATCGATGGACCGCGTTCTGTTGTATTCGACCAGTCGGAGAATCGCCTGCACGCACAGAAAGCTATTCTGGTTGCAGTAATGAAATAATATAAAGCAGAACACCCCCGAACTCAATGGAACCGGGGGTGTTCTGTTATTGTGTTAGCCTTGCGCAGAGGCTTTATGTTCGATGCTTTCCAAGGCTTGCTGCACTGTTGCGAAAGTTTTGAGGTCTGATAAATTAATTCCCAGCCGTACCGCTGTCTCAGCTAGCGCAGGACGAATGCCTGTGATAATAGCTTCGATGCCAAGCAAGCGTAGCGTGGCGGTGATTTGAAAAAGGTGATGGGTGACAAAAGAATCGATAATCTGAATACCCGAGAAATCGTTTTCATACATAAAATGGAAAAAAGAAAGAAAACGAAAACAAAGAGTTGTTTCCGCTTTCGGGATGAGGAACCGGATATTATTGAGGTGGACGAGGAATTTTTGTCGGTCTGTTGACGGTCTTAATTTCTTTTTTTATATTGCCAAGCTCAATCTCAAAGTGATCAAGACGATGATGCAGCGACTTCAGTTCCTGGAGTACTTCGTGCAGCAGAGCGCGGTTCTCGCGTTGATATTCCTCCTGAGGATCGAGGCGGGTTGGCACCCGTTCCATGCTGTATCGTACGTGCGTTTTTACTTTTACCGCGAATGAAACGGCATACTTATCGCCGGTTACTTCTTCCATCGCGTCTTCGAGAACCTGTTTTAGGCGCGTCTCCAGCCATTGGCGTGTAAATTCGTTCTCTGCATTAATCGCAATCGTTTTCTTTTTGGCATCGAACCGTTGAACGGTCAGACCTTTAATCCATGTTTCAAAGCTGGAGCGGGACATCTTTTTTTGTAGCAGTTCCAGCGTGTCCCTCCATATTTCCTCCATTGTTTTCATAAGCGCTTCGTCCTCGCTTTTGTCAGTTTCTATACATATCGGCTGGAAATTCCTTGTATTGAAAGAAAGTGAAGGAAAAGGTAGAAAAGTCATGAGAAACACAGTAAGACGTGTCGGTATTGTCCTATCTATGGCCCTTATTACAGCCGTCATCTAGGTGCAGACAACTAATGGGAGGATTGCCTGGTCCCAGGACTTTATGGGAGAAACAAAGAGGTGGAACTTTATTATAGAGGTTTTTCACCTCTTCCTATATGATGAAATAAAGGTTGGATTATCATAAGACACACTTTGCCCATGTTGTAATGGAGTCGAAGAAAGGGATGAGCAACCATGTGGAAACAAGTGCCAAAAAAAGAACTTGAAAAAAGAAAAGTGCCAATAGAACAATTGCGTACCTCAACCCCTCCAGAAGCATTTCCGTGTGAAACGACGGAGCAAATTGAACCATTAAAGGAAGGGATTATTGGACAGGACCGTGCCGTACATGCGATGGAATTTGGTCTGAAGATAAAGAAGGCAGGCTATAATCTGTATGTAGCAGGGCCTCCGGGTACCGGGAAGGCCACTTACACTCAGGCTAAAGCAAAGCAGGCAGCCAAGGGTAAGCCGACACCTAAGGATTGGTGTTACGTATATAATTTTTTACATCCTGACCACCCGCTCGCGCTATCATTTCCGGCAGGTGAAGG
Protein-coding sequences here:
- the argF gene encoding ornithine carbamoyltransferase; the protein is MVVVDQLKGRDFLCLSDYTKEEILYLLDLAAKLKEEQKQGTPHPHLQGKTLGMIFDKASTRTRVSFEVGMYQLGGMAMFMSGRDLQIGRGEPIPDTAQVLSRYIDGIMIRTFSDTMVKELAEYASIPIINGLTDLQHPCQVMADFQTIIEHKGKLEGLKLAYVGDGNNMTHSLMIGAAKVGMDVAVASPEGYQPDAGVTEMTRAFADETGVNVLVTTDPAEAVADADIVYTDVWASMGQEAEQQERLQKFAGFEVNEALMQKARPDALFMHCLPAHRGEEVSAGVIDGPRSVVFDQSENRLHAQKAILVAVMK
- a CDS encoding carbamoyl phosphate synthase small subunit, whose product is MKGYLVLSTGDIFEGEWFGSVQDCTGEVVFNTGMTGYQEVLSDPSYAGQIITFTYPLIGNYGINERDFESIKPACRALLVGDLCQQPSHYESGYTLSEVAEKYGIGGLSGIDTRAITHIVRTHGEVYGLLTTEQEKLASFIPQPVREVVPGVSVVSVQEYGKEARGPHVVLIDYGYKKSILQSLLDGGCRVTVMPYNVTYNQVQAIDPDGVFLSNGPGDPKEITPHLGELKKIVEIYPTMGICLGHQLISLIYGCDTERLPYGHRGSNHPVKDLRTGKVYMTSQNHGYVVKEDSLSKTPLVLTFRNVNDKSVEGVRHKELPIWSVQFHPEAHAGPQDTGHLFTEFIQQCQVTGEKSYA
- a CDS encoding acetylornithine transaminase produces the protein MSHLFPNYGRWPIRIIKGEGNYLWDEAGNRYLDFVAGIAVTSLGNVPPQVKAKVQEQLDTLWHCSNLFEIPVQEQVAEKLTSLTCGNRAFFCNSGAEANEAAVKLARRYMQKIKQQPRYEIITFKQSFHGRTLATLTATGQAKVKDGFDPLPEGFVTVPYNDKEALTAAVTEKTCAIMLELIQGEGGVHPASTEFVDHIKGICAEHGLLLIVDEVQTGIGRTGKWFAYQHYDIEPDIITIAKGLGSGFPIGAIVGKEELAEAFSPGTHGTTFGGNPLACATALATLETIEDNGYLARVEELGAYFIKKLNGLADRRTDIVGVRGKGLMIGVELASEAAPVVAKMRESHILLLQAGPNVLRLLPPFTIEKDEIDLAMQTLEEALDAVTQTV
- the carB gene encoding carbamoyl-phosphate synthase (glutamine-hydrolyzing) large subunit, yielding MPKLPDITKVLVLGSGPIVIGQAAEFDYAGAQACLALREEGVEVILVNNNPATIMTDDEVADRIYMEPLTVESVEKIIAKERPDGVLPTLGGQTGLNLAVELSKAGVLAKYNVKLLGTPLDTIIRGEDREEFKRMMQEIGEPIPESETVTTVDTAVAFANKIGFPVIVRPAYTLGGAGGGFANDEEELRIVAKRGLNASPINQVLIERSIKGWKEIEYEVMRDANDTCIIVCNMENFDPVGVHTGDSIVVAPSQTLTDRQYQMLRSVACKVIRALGVVGGCNIQYALDPYSDKYYLIEVNPRVSRSSALASKATGYPIARTAAKLALGYHLDEVVNPITGYTYASFEPAIDYVVAKIPRWPFDKFPHADRELGTQMKATGEVMSIDRTLEGALLKGIRSLEIGVQHLELPYVKDASEEEMENELTQATDQRIFYIAEALRRGMSVEELHKKTEIDYFFLNALARIIELENTMKEVRWRKMTPELLKEAKLRGFADSMIASLCGVSFEEVRARLKEWSISPAYKLVDTCAAEFVASTPYYYSTWQGRDEVPITTDGRKVLVLGSGPIRIGQGIEFDYCSVHAAKALRKQGISAVIINNNPETVSTDYNTADQLYFEPLALEDVLNVIEKEQVDGVMVQFGGQTAINLADKLKKAGVHVYGTSVEAIDMVEDRELFYQMLRQLNIPHIPGEGVNSQQGAHLVAEELGYPVLIRPSYVIGGRGMAVIHNPEELDQYFADWNRYTSSSALFPLLIDKYVSGMEVEVDAVCDGEDILIPGIFQHIERAGVHSGDSMAIFPSPHLTDAQREEICRSAALIAKEMKACGLINIQLVIDTEGTIYVLEVNPRASRTVPIVSKVTGVPMVALATRAQVGEKLKDMGYGTGILPPIPFYAVKGPVFSTIKLNGVDPALGPEMKSTGEVIGLSYSVEEAIAKAIAWKEGICDWLEAGDTILLSLSEQDKEQFIPHIQMLKELDIKIIATPGTATLLQENGANVQEIVETQERVKAICGECDVKAFVNTPTLGNKRGRLGFELRQLALSLNIPCFTFLDTFASYLEVHGYKESDAVDLGEYLQGAKRKELVK
- a CDS encoding DnaA N-terminal domain-containing protein, with the protein product MKTMEEIWRDTLELLQKKMSRSSFETWIKGLTVQRFDAKKKTIAINAENEFTRQWLETRLKQVLEDAMEEVTGDKYAVSFAVKVKTHVRYSMERVPTRLDPQEEYQRENRALLHEVLQELKSLHHRLDHFEIELGNIKKEIKTVNRPTKIPRPPQ
- the argB gene encoding acetylglutamate kinase — translated: MEKQVVIKCGGSTLESLPASFYKDIKELQDEGMAVTIVHGGGPAISATLKQMGIEPHFVDGLRVTDAATLQVAQMVLIGQTNKQVVTRIQVAGGQAAGISGIDGATIQVVQGPEHLGFVGDIHHVDATLITALGDAGFIPVIAPLGINEDGQIYNINADTAAGAVAGAVGTKRLIMVTDVPGVMQDQDGIRQVLPELDKEKIMELIAEGIIYGGMIPKVRAALDALGNNVEEVWIINGYEPGILKKVAAGEAVGTKIVKEGKVSAQ
- a CDS encoding STAS domain-containing protein; amino-acid sequence: MYENDFSGIQIIDSFVTHHLFQITATLRLLGIEAIITGIRPALAETAVRLGINLSDLKTFATVQQALESIEHKASAQG